Proteins from a genomic interval of Mycolicibacterium grossiae:
- a CDS encoding SIS domain-containing protein, whose product MKADGFLADLRRKPEVLRTLAERLADENPWAAVVPPDVDRVVLLGMGSSAYAAGVAAARMRGRGIIAVSELASSQLLPDWGPRTLVVATSASGGSVETLDALDRLGSGVRTVALTNTPGSAITSRCGAVVMLDAEPEIGGVACRSYQHTVALLLALEAYLTGAYSDAVAASVAAAADASEHLLGTEEAWRPEVSELLLGPTGTHLAAPAHRFCSAQQGALMLREGPRLAAVGCETGDWSHVDVYLTKTTDYRLLVFAGSPWEPQLAEWTSARGSTVVAVGGDVPGAGCVVRYPGDEDDDVRLLTEVLVPELVAARAWAD is encoded by the coding sequence GTGAAAGCCGATGGGTTCCTTGCAGACCTCCGGCGCAAGCCCGAGGTGCTGCGCACGCTCGCCGAGCGACTGGCCGACGAGAACCCGTGGGCGGCGGTCGTGCCGCCCGACGTCGACCGGGTGGTGCTCCTCGGCATGGGGTCCTCGGCGTACGCCGCCGGGGTGGCCGCGGCGCGGATGCGCGGACGCGGCATCATCGCGGTGTCGGAACTCGCATCGTCGCAGTTGCTGCCCGACTGGGGACCGCGGACGCTGGTGGTGGCGACCTCGGCGAGCGGCGGTTCGGTCGAGACGCTCGACGCGCTCGACCGCTTGGGCAGCGGAGTCCGGACGGTGGCATTGACCAACACCCCCGGCTCGGCGATCACCTCCCGGTGTGGCGCGGTGGTGATGCTGGACGCCGAGCCCGAGATCGGCGGCGTCGCGTGCCGCAGCTATCAGCACACCGTGGCACTGTTGCTGGCGCTGGAGGCTTACCTGACGGGTGCGTATTCGGATGCCGTCGCGGCGTCGGTCGCCGCGGCGGCCGATGCGTCGGAGCATCTGCTGGGCACCGAGGAGGCGTGGCGGCCGGAGGTGTCCGAGCTGCTGCTGGGTCCGACGGGAACCCACCTGGCGGCGCCGGCGCATCGCTTCTGTTCGGCGCAGCAGGGCGCGTTGATGCTGCGCGAGGGACCGCGGCTGGCCGCGGTGGGCTGCGAGACCGGCGACTGGAGTCACGTCGACGTCTACCTCACCAAGACCACCGACTACCGGCTGCTGGTCTTCGCCGGGTCGCCTTGGGAACCGCAGCTCGCGGAATGGACGTCGGCGCGGGGCAGCACCGTCGTCGCCGTGGGCGGCGACGTGCCGGGCGCCGGATGCGTGGTGCGCTACCCCGGCGACGAGGACGACGACGTACGCCTGCTGACCGAGGTGCTGGTGCCGGAACTGGTCGCCGCCCGGGCGTGGGCGGACTGA
- a CDS encoding cutinase family protein encodes MKQTKMRQAWRPMVVASAAVFAVPAVVALAPPAAAAECPDVDVVFARGTDEPPGLGGVGQSFVDSIRQQAGARSVGDYAVNYPANNDFNASIAAGVGDARGHIESMAATCPGTRIVLGGYSQGAAVMDIATTDMPPKVADHVAAVVDFGRPKTAYARSLDAGLSPSVGGRYADRYLDVCIPTDPICWEGGFNPLAHMAYAPSGQTWQAATFVVGKL; translated from the coding sequence ATGAAGCAGACGAAGATGCGCCAGGCCTGGCGCCCCATGGTGGTCGCCTCCGCAGCGGTGTTCGCCGTGCCCGCCGTGGTGGCGCTCGCGCCGCCCGCCGCGGCTGCCGAGTGTCCGGACGTCGACGTCGTGTTCGCCCGCGGTACCGACGAACCCCCGGGCCTCGGAGGCGTCGGCCAGTCCTTCGTCGACTCCATCCGGCAGCAGGCGGGCGCGCGGTCGGTCGGCGACTACGCCGTGAACTATCCGGCGAACAACGACTTCAACGCGAGCATCGCGGCCGGCGTCGGCGACGCACGCGGTCACATCGAATCCATGGCCGCCACCTGCCCCGGCACCCGCATCGTGCTGGGCGGCTACTCGCAGGGCGCAGCGGTCATGGACATCGCCACCACCGACATGCCGCCGAAGGTCGCCGACCACGTCGCCGCCGTCGTCGACTTCGGCCGTCCCAAGACGGCGTACGCGAGGTCGTTGGACGCGGGTCTGTCGCCGTCCGTCGGCGGACGGTACGCCGACCGGTACCTCGACGTGTGCATCCCGACCGACCCGATCTGCTGGGAGGGCGGCTTCAACCCGCTCGCCCACATGGCCTACGCCCCCTCGGGTCAGACGTGGCAGGCCGCCACGTTCGTCGTCGGCAAGCTCTGA
- a CDS encoding malate dehydrogenase — MTHATAARTDGLARGLGFASLGLGASELLAPDAVASLAGVRPTGRTRTVIRALGARECAHGAAVLAGSPTLVWTRVLGDVLDVALLLKGLAGRGADKRRGAIALAGLSVIGAADVYAAKGQLS; from the coding sequence ATGACCCATGCCACGGCAGCGCGTACCGACGGACTGGCCCGCGGACTCGGGTTCGCCAGCCTCGGTCTGGGCGCCTCGGAGTTGCTCGCCCCGGACGCGGTGGCGTCGCTCGCGGGCGTGCGACCGACCGGGAGGACCCGCACCGTCATCCGTGCGCTGGGCGCCCGCGAGTGCGCCCACGGTGCCGCGGTGCTCGCCGGGTCGCCGACGCTGGTCTGGACCCGGGTGCTGGGCGACGTCCTCGACGTGGCGCTGCTGCTGAAGGGCCTCGCCGGCCGTGGCGCCGACAAGCGTCGCGGTGCCATCGCACTGGCCGGGCTGTCGGTGATCGGTGCGGCAGACGTGTATGCGGCGAAGGGGCAGTTGAGTTAG
- a CDS encoding helix-turn-helix transcriptional regulator produces the protein MELLGAKEVSDLTGVPVGTLRYWRHSDIGPASFTLGRRVVYRRDEVLRWISERESATRRGGGDAA, from the coding sequence ATGGAACTACTGGGAGCTAAGGAAGTCTCGGATCTAACCGGCGTGCCAGTTGGGACACTGCGATACTGGCGCCATTCGGATATCGGTCCGGCGAGCTTCACACTGGGCCGCCGGGTCGTGTATCGACGCGATGAGGTTCTGCGATGGATCTCCGAGCGGGAGAGCGCAACCCGACGCGGAGGCGGCGACGCCGCGTGA
- a CDS encoding DUF1501 domain-containing protein, protein MVEMNRRKFLIAGAGVGAAGLLSGITAVTLPDLLDAGRHQPLPEHSGILVIVTLYGGNDGINTVVPYTDNAYHDARPDLAYAPEEVLPLDRQLALNPALTGMAEMWKRNKLAIVRGVGYPKPDRSHFRSMDIWQTASPTAPVPTGWVGRWLDAGGDDPLRAINVGAVLPLMAVGERRVASALSETIPRIPTDIAATLSALGDDDPRDTPAMRAVRSTYRATRTTEPEFGRVIKGIDPTAGSRDADVDSLAAQLDVVARCVKAAVPTRVYMVSLNGFDTHADERGTQEELLRTFDDAVTPFLAQMRTNMYGRNLVVMAYSEFGRRVAANASQGTDHGAAGPVFVMGAPVKGGFYGDEPSLTDLNDGDLKTTTDFRDVYHELLTKTLQTDPEPAIGPGRRDIGFL, encoded by the coding sequence GTGGTCGAGATGAATCGTCGCAAGTTCCTGATCGCCGGTGCCGGCGTGGGCGCCGCCGGGCTGCTGTCCGGGATCACCGCCGTCACGCTGCCCGATCTGCTCGATGCGGGCCGCCACCAGCCGCTGCCCGAGCACAGCGGCATCCTCGTCATCGTCACGCTGTACGGCGGCAACGACGGCATCAACACCGTCGTTCCGTACACCGACAACGCCTATCACGACGCTCGGCCCGATCTTGCCTACGCGCCGGAGGAGGTGCTGCCGCTGGACCGGCAGCTCGCGCTGAATCCGGCGCTGACGGGCATGGCCGAGATGTGGAAGCGCAACAAGCTGGCCATCGTGCGCGGCGTCGGCTACCCGAAGCCCGACCGCAGCCACTTCCGGTCGATGGACATCTGGCAGACCGCATCGCCGACGGCGCCCGTGCCGACCGGCTGGGTCGGCCGCTGGCTGGATGCCGGCGGCGACGATCCGCTGCGCGCCATCAACGTCGGCGCGGTGCTTCCCCTCATGGCCGTGGGCGAACGCCGCGTCGCCTCCGCGCTGTCGGAGACCATCCCCCGCATCCCGACCGACATCGCCGCCACGCTCAGCGCACTGGGCGACGACGACCCGCGCGACACCCCCGCGATGCGGGCGGTGCGGAGCACCTACCGCGCCACCCGGACGACCGAGCCGGAGTTCGGCCGGGTGATCAAGGGCATCGATCCCACCGCGGGCAGCCGGGACGCCGACGTCGACTCGCTGGCCGCCCAACTCGACGTCGTCGCCCGATGCGTCAAGGCTGCGGTGCCCACCCGGGTGTACATGGTGTCGCTCAACGGTTTCGACACCCATGCCGACGAGCGCGGCACCCAGGAGGAACTGCTCCGTACGTTCGACGACGCGGTCACGCCGTTCCTCGCGCAGATGCGCACCAACATGTACGGACGCAACCTCGTCGTGATGGCGTACTCGGAGTTCGGCAGGCGCGTCGCCGCCAACGCCTCGCAGGGCACCGACCATGGCGCCGCCGGCCCGGTCTTCGTCATGGGCGCGCCGGTCAAGGGCGGCTTCTACGGTGACGAGCCGAGCCTCACCGATCTGAACGACGGTGACCTCAAGACGACCACGGACTTCCGCGACGTCTACCACGAACTACTGACCAAGACGCTGCAGACGGATCCGGAGCCCGCCATCGGCCCGGGCCGCCGCGACATCGGCTTCCTGTAG
- a CDS encoding nucleoside deaminase, translating to MTDFAQRTIDLARRNVADGGRPFATVIVRNGDVLAESANQVAQTHDPTAHAEILAIRKACTRLGTEHLVGATIYVLAHPCPMCLGALYYCSPDEVVFLTTREEYEPHYVDDRKYFELSTFYDEFSKSAEDRRMPMRHERREDALRVYAEWQERNGGDRHVADVPETD from the coding sequence GTGACCGACTTCGCTCAGCGCACCATCGATCTCGCCCGCCGGAACGTCGCCGACGGCGGTCGGCCGTTCGCCACGGTGATCGTCCGCAACGGCGACGTGCTTGCCGAGAGCGCGAACCAGGTTGCCCAGACGCACGATCCGACGGCCCACGCCGAGATCCTCGCCATCCGCAAGGCCTGCACCCGCCTCGGCACCGAGCACCTCGTCGGCGCCACGATCTACGTCCTGGCCCACCCGTGCCCGATGTGCCTCGGCGCCCTCTACTACTGCTCGCCGGACGAGGTCGTCTTCCTCACCACCCGCGAGGAGTACGAGCCGCATTACGTCGACGACCGCAAGTACTTCGAGTTGAGCACCTTCTACGACGAATTCTCCAAGTCCGCGGAGGACCGTCGCATGCCGATGCGCCACGAACGCCGCGAGGACGCGCTGCGCGTCTACGCCGAGTGGCAGGAGCGCAACGGCGGCGACCGTCACGTCGCCGACGTGCCGGAGACCGACTGA
- a CDS encoding DUF1800 domain-containing protein: MSGQSPRWQSAARLLRRTGFGATGPQIDAIATQDRSAYLDRILSVDPDRDPGALATPRPSPPAPPLPGKDAQAREVEAFMTILGTQMHDLTGWWVRRMAAVEEPVHEKLTLLWHNHFATSAQKVPVAEWMSRQNQTLRTLKLGDFRTLAVAMLSDAAMLYWLDGVGNTAAKANENLSREFMELFTLGHDNGYSEMDVREGARSLTGWYIAPGGQTAVAWDLHDRATKTVLGRTGNFDHAEFCDVVLGQPQSAEFVAGRLWRQLASDEPASRPTLDRLLAAYGPGRDLRALTKAVLVDPEFDAAAGSMVCAPVEWMVGVIRTLQVPLADQQLLDAILVALTVMRQRPFYPPDVNGWPHGHAWLSTISTAARVWAAEKFSRLGNLAVVEDAAPTDRVDAVGYLIGVGAWTDRTAAVLADLADDPPRLVAAAVNSPEYLTV; this comes from the coding sequence GTGAGTGGTCAATCGCCGCGGTGGCAATCCGCCGCGCGACTCCTCCGCCGCACCGGCTTCGGCGCCACCGGACCCCAGATCGACGCCATCGCGACGCAGGACCGGTCGGCCTACCTCGATCGAATTCTCAGCGTGGATCCCGACCGTGATCCCGGCGCGCTGGCCACGCCACGACCCTCGCCGCCCGCACCGCCGCTGCCCGGCAAGGACGCCCAGGCCCGCGAGGTCGAGGCCTTCATGACCATTCTGGGCACACAGATGCACGATCTCACCGGGTGGTGGGTCCGCCGGATGGCGGCCGTGGAGGAGCCGGTGCACGAGAAGCTGACGCTGTTGTGGCACAACCACTTCGCGACCTCGGCGCAGAAGGTCCCCGTCGCCGAGTGGATGAGCCGGCAGAACCAGACGTTGCGCACGCTCAAGCTCGGCGACTTCCGCACCCTCGCCGTCGCGATGCTGTCCGACGCGGCGATGCTGTACTGGCTCGACGGCGTCGGCAACACCGCCGCGAAGGCCAACGAGAACCTGTCCCGCGAGTTCATGGAGCTGTTCACGCTCGGCCACGACAATGGATACTCCGAGATGGACGTCCGCGAGGGCGCGCGGTCGCTGACCGGGTGGTACATCGCGCCGGGCGGGCAAACCGCGGTGGCGTGGGACCTGCACGACCGCGCCACCAAGACCGTCCTCGGCCGCACCGGCAACTTCGACCACGCGGAGTTCTGCGACGTCGTCCTCGGGCAGCCACAGTCGGCCGAGTTCGTGGCGGGGCGGCTCTGGCGCCAGCTGGCATCCGACGAGCCCGCGTCACGGCCGACGCTCGACCGGCTGCTGGCGGCCTACGGCCCGGGCCGTGACCTGCGCGCACTGACCAAGGCGGTGCTCGTCGACCCGGAGTTCGACGCGGCGGCGGGCAGCATGGTGTGCGCGCCGGTGGAGTGGATGGTCGGCGTCATCCGAACCCTGCAGGTGCCTCTGGCAGACCAGCAGCTGCTCGACGCGATCTTGGTGGCCCTCACGGTGATGCGTCAGCGGCCCTTCTATCCCCCGGACGTGAACGGCTGGCCGCACGGGCATGCGTGGCTGTCGACCATCAGCACCGCCGCACGCGTGTGGGCGGCGGAGAAGTTCTCCCGCCTCGGCAACCTCGCTGTGGTCGAGGACGCCGCGCCCACCGATCGCGTCGACGCGGTGGGCTACCTCATCGGCGTGGGCGCCTGGACCGACCGCACTGCGGCGGTGCTCGCCGACCTCGCCGACGATCCGCCACGCCTGGTGGCCGCCGCCGTCAACAGTCCCGAATACTTGACGGTGTAG
- a CDS encoding GAF and ANTAR domain-containing protein produces MSVEREHMYSMLQQVNELQQRGDVDLETALREINASSVASVPGARYGGITMVEEAGINTLAATHDYATVLDDIQRDANEGPCLSAAWDQHTIRIDDLASETRWPRYRDAAIERTPVRSVISFRLFQEGSALAALNFYAESEGVFDEESVEVGLIFAAHTTVAWNLMRREHQFRSALASRDVIGQAKGVLMERFSIDAAAAFELLRKLSQQSNTKLVDVAERLIALDHPPQ; encoded by the coding sequence ATGTCCGTCGAGCGCGAACACATGTACTCGATGCTGCAGCAGGTAAACGAACTGCAGCAACGCGGTGACGTGGACCTCGAGACGGCGCTGCGCGAGATCAACGCCTCCAGTGTCGCCTCGGTCCCCGGCGCCCGGTACGGCGGGATCACCATGGTCGAGGAAGCGGGCATCAACACACTCGCCGCGACGCACGACTACGCGACGGTGCTCGACGACATCCAGCGTGATGCGAACGAGGGCCCCTGCCTGTCGGCGGCGTGGGACCAGCACACCATCCGCATCGACGACCTCGCGAGCGAGACCCGCTGGCCGCGCTACCGCGACGCAGCCATCGAGCGCACGCCGGTACGGTCTGTCATCTCCTTCCGCCTCTTCCAAGAGGGCAGCGCGCTGGCGGCGCTGAACTTCTACGCCGAGTCCGAGGGTGTCTTCGACGAGGAATCCGTCGAGGTCGGCCTGATCTTCGCCGCGCACACCACGGTCGCCTGGAACCTGATGCGCCGCGAGCACCAATTCCGCAGCGCGTTGGCGAGCCGCGACGTGATCGGCCAGGCCAAGGGCGTGCTGATGGAACGGTTCAGCATCGATGCCGCTGCCGCGTTCGAACTGCTGCGCAAGCTCTCCCAGCAGTCGAACACCAAACTGGTCGACGTCGCCGAGCGGCTCATCGCCCTCGATCACCCGCCGCAGTAG
- a CDS encoding glucosamine kinase, whose amino-acid sequence MAEPVDALDLGDGARLAIVPTAEGLSAVPMVRDGGWRRAHPGDGGAEALLGVLADVDESKTFGAFTIRGWSSRTARGERAVGVDQTNESVIVGNAAVVKWATHLQPGPHPAPHRLAVLRAAGFTGMPQPWGLITWAPDGAAETLAASVDEYLPGAVDGWTWAVDLVTRAASGPDVTPLTAAAGDVGVLVAEMHDALASTTTVASAADAARWRDEALAVLDAACAVHDGAAAHRGEIAGLLAVFGTLAGTAVLDGHGDLHVGQVLRSGGRFVVTDFDGNPVLPAGERALPIPAALDVAGMAQSLTHGAIVARRYTDLDAARVAEVDAAARTAFLTAYQSRLRGLGRDPQLKPVTLRAFRLQQVLREIVYAARHLPRWMYVPDAALPALLEEGRTP is encoded by the coding sequence GTGGCTGAGCCGGTCGACGCGCTCGACCTCGGCGACGGCGCTCGCCTGGCGATCGTGCCGACCGCCGAAGGGCTCTCGGCCGTACCGATGGTGCGCGACGGTGGGTGGCGGCGCGCGCATCCCGGTGACGGGGGCGCCGAGGCGCTGCTCGGCGTGCTGGCCGACGTCGACGAGTCGAAGACGTTCGGCGCATTCACTATTCGTGGATGGTCGTCGCGTACCGCGCGCGGCGAACGGGCGGTGGGTGTCGACCAGACCAACGAGTCCGTCATCGTCGGGAACGCCGCCGTGGTCAAGTGGGCGACGCACCTGCAGCCCGGGCCGCACCCCGCACCGCACCGTCTCGCGGTGCTGCGCGCCGCGGGCTTCACCGGCATGCCGCAGCCGTGGGGCCTGATCACCTGGGCGCCGGACGGCGCGGCGGAGACGCTGGCCGCCAGCGTCGACGAATACCTGCCCGGGGCCGTCGACGGTTGGACCTGGGCCGTCGACCTCGTCACCCGGGCCGCGTCGGGTCCCGACGTCACGCCCTTGACGGCCGCCGCCGGTGACGTCGGCGTCCTCGTCGCCGAGATGCACGACGCGCTGGCATCGACGACCACCGTCGCCTCGGCGGCAGACGCCGCGCGGTGGCGCGACGAGGCCCTCGCAGTCCTCGACGCTGCGTGCGCCGTCCACGACGGGGCAGCCGCCCATCGCGGCGAGATCGCTGGTTTACTCGCGGTTTTCGGCACGCTGGCTGGTACGGCAGTGCTCGACGGCCACGGCGACCTCCACGTCGGACAGGTGCTGCGCAGCGGCGGACGCTTCGTCGTCACGGACTTCGACGGCAACCCGGTGCTGCCCGCCGGTGAGCGGGCGCTGCCGATCCCCGCGGCGCTCGACGTAGCCGGCATGGCACAGTCGCTGACGCACGGCGCCATCGTGGCGCGCCGGTACACCGACCTCGACGCCGCCCGCGTAGCCGAGGTCGATGCGGCAGCGCGAACGGCGTTCCTGACGGCCTACCAGAGCCGGCTTCGCGGCCTCGGCCGCGACCCTCAGTTGAAACCGGTGACGCTGCGGGCCTTTCGCCTGCAGCAGGTGCTGCGCGAGATCGTCTACGCCGCGCGGCACCTGCCCCGCTGGATGTACGTGCCCGACGCCGCACTGCCCGCCCTGCTCGAGGAAGGACGCACCCCGTGA
- a CDS encoding glycosyltransferase, translating to MFWPESAYGPTNQCIGLAAILRERGHTIVFAAESSWAGKLAPFGFIEELVDLAEPAPDGAGDDAGAFWTDFIAETAPEFRKPTVEQLESFIEPTYRALVDGAKYCEPRLREIVATHRPDVLVEDNVVLFPALATSGAPFVRIVSCSPLEVPGPGVPPPFSGLPSADPAAWPAYRAEFERTHRALWEDFDAWVREQGGPALPDLEFMPRGGAANPAANLYVYPAEADYLDARPLDESWTRMDSSVRETDDEYPLPARVADRPDGSALIYLSLGSLGGADVELMQRLIDVLGTTRHRFIVSKGPQAERITLTDNMVGAQMLPQTSVIPQVDLVISHGGNNTVTETLHFGKPLVVLPLFWDQYENAQRIDELGLGIRLDTYRFADEDLTGAVDRLLADTALRDRLAAIGAAIRARDGLRIGADVIERVGREYRGG from the coding sequence ATGTTCTGGCCGGAGTCGGCGTACGGTCCGACGAATCAGTGCATCGGCTTGGCGGCGATCCTGCGCGAGCGCGGGCACACCATCGTCTTCGCCGCCGAGAGTTCGTGGGCGGGCAAGCTCGCGCCGTTCGGCTTCATCGAGGAACTCGTCGACCTCGCCGAACCCGCGCCCGACGGGGCCGGCGACGACGCCGGAGCGTTCTGGACCGACTTCATCGCCGAAACCGCGCCGGAGTTTCGCAAGCCCACCGTGGAGCAGCTGGAGTCCTTCATCGAGCCGACGTATCGGGCGCTCGTCGACGGGGCGAAGTACTGCGAGCCGCGGCTGCGCGAAATCGTCGCCACGCACCGCCCCGACGTCCTGGTCGAGGACAACGTCGTCCTCTTCCCCGCACTTGCCACGTCCGGGGCGCCGTTCGTGCGGATCGTGTCGTGCAGTCCGCTGGAGGTTCCCGGACCCGGTGTGCCGCCGCCCTTCTCGGGATTACCGAGCGCCGACCCGGCAGCGTGGCCGGCGTACCGCGCCGAGTTCGAACGCACCCACCGCGCGCTCTGGGAGGACTTCGACGCGTGGGTACGGGAGCAGGGCGGCCCCGCGCTCCCCGACCTGGAGTTCATGCCGCGCGGCGGCGCCGCGAACCCGGCCGCCAACCTCTACGTGTACCCGGCAGAGGCCGACTACCTCGACGCGCGGCCGCTCGACGAGAGCTGGACCCGCATGGACTCCAGCGTCCGCGAGACCGACGACGAGTATCCCTTGCCCGCGCGGGTCGCCGACCGGCCGGACGGCAGTGCACTGATCTACCTGTCCCTGGGGTCCCTCGGCGGCGCGGACGTCGAACTCATGCAGCGACTCATCGACGTGCTGGGCACGACGCGACATCGCTTCATCGTCAGCAAGGGTCCGCAGGCGGAGCGGATCACGCTGACCGACAACATGGTCGGCGCGCAGATGCTGCCGCAGACGTCGGTGATCCCACAGGTCGACCTCGTCATCTCCCACGGCGGCAACAACACCGTCACCGAGACGCTGCACTTCGGCAAGCCACTGGTGGTGCTGCCGCTGTTCTGGGACCAGTACGAGAATGCCCAGCGCATCGACGAACTCGGCCTCGGCATCCGGTTGGACACCTATCGGTTCGCCGACGAGGACCTGACCGGTGCGGTCGACCGGCTGCTCGCCGATACCGCCCTGCGCGACCGCCTCGCCGCGATCGGTGCAGCCATCCGCGCCCGCGACGGCCTGCGGATCGGCGCGGACGTCATCGAGCGGGTGGGCCGCGAGTACCGGGGTGGCTGA
- a CDS encoding tyrosine-type recombinase/integrase codes for MITRNERAGIDDRWHKRVKDPNGTMRTERSAVYGKVSRWRVRWVDGTGAERTKSFQRKPDAQAYLNGLTADLQRGEYVDPRKSAETFGSVAEQWFATKQHRKPKTVAGYRSLLDTVVLPKWEGVQLKRIDYESYSSWLGSLSVDGGQRGAGLSASRITQAHQLVGAVLKYAQRTGKVTKNVALEIKRDEDLPEQAERERRYLSHAELLMLAKAADRFETLTLVLGYCGLRFGEAVALRRRHVGDRVLTVRSSATAVTGKGIVESTTKTKRDRHVPVPEPVWNKLKAELPADPNALVFPSRKGGFLPLGEYRWAFDNACADVGIEGLVPHGLRHTTASLAISAGANVKVVQRLLGHATAAMTLDRYGHLLNDDLSGVADALGKAIDSTAVSLRYSGRHGKAETA; via the coding sequence GTGATCACCCGGAACGAACGGGCAGGAATCGACGACCGCTGGCACAAGCGTGTCAAGGACCCGAACGGGACGATGCGCACGGAGCGGTCCGCGGTCTACGGCAAGGTCTCGCGATGGCGTGTCAGATGGGTCGACGGCACAGGGGCTGAACGCACCAAGAGTTTCCAGCGCAAGCCGGATGCGCAGGCATACCTCAACGGACTGACCGCCGATCTTCAGCGCGGTGAGTATGTCGATCCGCGGAAGAGCGCGGAGACGTTCGGGTCGGTCGCCGAGCAGTGGTTCGCCACCAAACAGCACCGTAAGCCGAAAACCGTCGCCGGCTATCGCTCGTTGCTCGACACCGTGGTGCTGCCGAAGTGGGAAGGGGTTCAGCTGAAAAGGATTGACTACGAGTCCTATTCGTCGTGGCTGGGGTCGCTGTCGGTGGATGGTGGGCAACGCGGTGCCGGCCTGTCGGCAAGTCGAATCACCCAAGCCCATCAGCTGGTAGGCGCTGTTCTCAAGTACGCCCAACGGACTGGCAAGGTGACGAAGAACGTCGCGTTGGAGATCAAGCGGGACGAGGATCTTCCCGAGCAAGCCGAGCGTGAGCGGCGCTACCTGAGCCATGCCGAGTTGTTGATGCTGGCCAAGGCCGCCGATCGGTTCGAGACGCTGACGCTGGTCCTCGGTTATTGCGGGCTGAGGTTCGGCGAAGCCGTTGCGTTGAGGCGCCGGCATGTGGGGGACCGGGTGCTGACCGTGCGCTCGTCCGCAACCGCGGTCACTGGCAAGGGCATCGTGGAGTCGACGACCAAGACGAAGCGGGATCGTCACGTGCCAGTGCCCGAACCCGTCTGGAACAAACTCAAGGCAGAGCTACCCGCCGACCCGAACGCGCTGGTGTTTCCCAGTCGCAAGGGCGGGTTTCTTCCACTCGGCGAATACCGCTGGGCATTCGACAACGCGTGTGCAGACGTTGGCATCGAAGGGCTGGTACCGCACGGCCTGAGACACACCACCGCGTCACTGGCGATCAGTGCAGGCGCTAACGTCAAGGTCGTGCAGAGACTCCTGGGGCATGCAACGGCGGCCATGACGCTCGATCGTTACGGCCATCTGCTCAACGACGATTTGAGCGGTGTGGCCGATGCGCTGGGCAAGGCCATCGACAGCACTGCGGTATCACTGCGGTATTCAGGACGCCACGGAAAGGCTGAAACGGCCTAA